A stretch of the Muntiacus reevesi chromosome 8, mMunRee1.1, whole genome shotgun sequence genome encodes the following:
- the LOC136173407 gene encoding large ribosomal subunit protein uL22-like, with product MVRYSLDPENPTKSCKSRGSNLHVHFKNTRETAQAIKGMHIRKATKYLKDVTLKKQCVPFRRYNGGVGRCAQAKQWGWTQGRWPKKSAEFLLHMLKNAESNAELKGLDVDSLVIEHIQVNKAPKMRRRTYRAHGRINPYMSSPCHIEMILTEKEQIVPKPEEEVAQEKKISQKKLKKQKLMAQE from the coding sequence ATGGTGCGCTATTCACTCGacccagaaaaccccacaaaatcatgcaaatcaaGAGGTTCAAATCTTCATGTTCACTTTAAGAACACTCGTGAGACTGCCCAGGCCATAAAGGGTATGCATATCCGAAAAGCCACCAAGTATCTGAAGGATGTCACTTTAAAGAAGCAATGTGTGCCATTCCGCCGTTACAATGGTGGAGTTGGTAGATGTGCACAGGCCAAACAGTGGGGCTGGACCCAGGGTCGGTGGCCCAAAAAGAGTGCTGAATTTTTACTACACATGCTCAAAAATGCAGAGAGTAATGCTGAACTTAAGGGCTTAGATGTAGATTCTCTGGTCATTGAGCACATCCAAGTGAACAAAGCCCCCAAGATGCGGCGCAGGACTTACAGAGCTCATGGTCGGATCAACCCCTACATGAGCTCTCCCTGCCACATTGAGATGAtccttactgaaaaagaacagattgttcCTAAACCAGAAGAGGAGGTTGCACAGGAGAAAAAGATatcccagaagaaactgaagaaacaaaaacttatggcccaggaataa